In Streptomyces chartreusis, the following proteins share a genomic window:
- a CDS encoding DUF418 domain-containing protein, which produces MTHTDARVPQTPQATPAGRRLPLLDVLRGVAILGTLMTNVWIFTGPGAEWGALESGMATGPVESTFGVLANGKFLSLLTILFGVGLAIQYDSAKRRGQPWPGRYRWRALFLFAEGTVHFVLVFAWDVLMGYAVTALLVAWLLTRSERAQRRVMWWAAGIHLTLMVLLTAAIAAAGDGTDDGTVSREVVDLYAHGSYLDQIAFRLENALALRMEPVLTFFLLLFLFLLGVRLFRAGAFGADETGRRLRSRLLAWGIGLGLPLNAAAALAGPDLFLLARYGTAPLLALGYIGLVGAVVDRVRRPGPLMTGLTSVGRTALSGYVLQNALCVLISYGIGLGLAERLDGTGPWWVVALWATVCAVLMAGSTLWLRRFSTGPLESVQKWALRR; this is translated from the coding sequence ATGACGCACACGGACGCGCGAGTCCCGCAGACACCGCAGGCCACGCCCGCCGGACGCCGGCTTCCGCTCCTCGACGTACTGCGCGGCGTGGCCATCCTGGGCACCCTCATGACCAACGTGTGGATCTTCACCGGTCCTGGCGCGGAATGGGGAGCCCTGGAGTCCGGGATGGCCACGGGACCCGTCGAAAGCACCTTCGGCGTGCTCGCGAACGGCAAGTTCCTGTCCCTGCTGACGATCCTGTTCGGGGTCGGCCTGGCCATCCAGTACGACTCGGCGAAGCGGCGCGGACAGCCGTGGCCGGGCCGCTACCGGTGGCGGGCACTGTTCCTGTTCGCCGAGGGCACGGTGCACTTCGTGCTGGTCTTCGCCTGGGACGTACTGATGGGGTACGCCGTCACCGCACTGCTCGTCGCCTGGCTGCTGACCCGCTCGGAACGGGCGCAGCGGCGGGTGATGTGGTGGGCGGCGGGCATCCACCTGACGCTGATGGTCCTGCTGACGGCGGCGATCGCGGCGGCCGGCGACGGCACCGACGACGGCACGGTCTCCCGGGAGGTCGTGGACCTGTACGCCCACGGAAGCTACCTGGACCAGATCGCCTTCCGGCTGGAGAACGCGCTCGCGCTGCGCATGGAACCGGTCCTGACCTTCTTCCTCCTGCTCTTTTTGTTCCTGCTGGGCGTACGGCTGTTCCGGGCGGGCGCGTTCGGTGCGGACGAGACCGGACGCCGGCTGCGCTCCCGCCTCCTGGCCTGGGGGATCGGCCTCGGCCTGCCCCTCAACGCGGCGGCGGCGCTGGCCGGCCCGGACCTGTTCCTGCTCGCCAGGTACGGCACCGCCCCGCTGCTGGCCCTCGGCTACATCGGCCTGGTCGGTGCCGTGGTGGACCGGGTACGGAGGCCGGGCCCGCTGATGACGGGCCTGACCTCCGTGGGCCGGACGGCGCTGTCCGGTTACGTCCTGCAGAACGCGCTGTGCGTGCTCATCTCCTACGGCATCGGGCTGGGCCTCGCGGAACGGCTCGACGGCACGGGCCCCTGGTGGGTCGTGGCGCTGTGGGCCACGGTCTGCGCGGTCCTCATGGCGGGCTCCACGCTGTGGCTGCGGCGGTTCTCGACAGGGCCCCTGGAATCGGTCCAGAAATGGGCCCTGCGCCGCTGA
- a CDS encoding tetratricopeptide repeat protein: MGSARPSMQELIERRKRGGFIGRRAEIDRFRTNFDVPLDDERHSFVFHIHGMAGVGKSSLLQELRQVATQRQAITATLDETVNSVPEAMAAISAQFAAQGFELKALDKMLSTYRQRRHEAELASAAAEPGAGAASPSAGSMAVAQAGLIGLGMVPGVGAFAGAVDPAQVAHQADRLRAAISPRLRDHDDVQLVLEPVKVLSPVFVAELNRLAGAKPWIVLFFDTYERTAPFLDPWLADVIVNGRYGSPPGNAVFALAGQHGPDPSCWRDFTGYMTEDALDPFTESEVRQLLASKGVVEEQVVRDVLELSDCLPVLVKTLAEHAHNDPGTVSDPAATAVERFLWWEQDPELRKAALACAFPRRLDEDVFRAAVDAEAVASYAWLRRLPFASDRAGRVLYHDVVRKMMLRLQRTRSPHRWSARHEHLAQTYGQWRAEIADGRGPDELWADEVWRELRAEEVYHDLCARPRAAVPDVLGDIVDACRTDAAAVRVCAQALCDAGEQTETEETAAWGRELLSALTQEANGVLAALGVLLEGGGLSMPKRAEAHCIRAQLLRRSREYERALAECHRAVALDADSATAHYERGVTLSILGDQTAALAELDRADQLRPDDRAILFERGDVLQELERHEDALAVFDHMLLLDQVDAVAWACRAYSKHVLGDDDEALAGFGRSLEINDKYLWALVHRAEVYRSLARLDESFADLDRAVEISADSAWIASERGDAYRLVGRYEDAVEELGRACALEPEHASAHAGRGYALAALHRVEEARTAFDRAVEIEPDYVWALVQRAQLRQGTGDERGRWADLDRAVEADGGVWALVVRGIAHWEEDQNAESLADYDLALERDADNGRLRALRGSVLMDLGRDTEAYAEFDRAVELGHDHADVLTRRSRAHRKRWRFREALQDVEEALAVEPGRASLHNDRAEVHIAVGDLSSARTSLDRCVAAEAGNAYAHSRIVDVLTLSGRYDEALRVLDAHRVMLRQYDAVEAARQLWFAEALAGRWQRARREAEWLYVTDIRYGAHTMAMAVGLQDGARDAEPLWDEARRRGPRAGTAAYRNLELALVSWGRGRWTVGDQLYAEGIALYPDWEDLTNLLDGLVLLARFPGVEYALLGPRLSRVAGERDLFRARHG; encoded by the coding sequence ATGGGATCGGCACGGCCGTCGATGCAGGAGCTGATCGAGCGGCGCAAACGCGGGGGCTTCATCGGCCGACGGGCCGAGATCGATCGCTTCCGGACCAACTTCGACGTCCCGTTGGACGACGAACGGCACAGTTTCGTCTTCCACATCCACGGTATGGCGGGTGTCGGGAAGTCCTCGCTGCTGCAGGAGTTGAGGCAGGTCGCGACCCAGCGTCAGGCGATCACCGCCACGTTGGACGAGACCGTGAACAGCGTGCCGGAGGCCATGGCCGCGATCAGTGCCCAGTTCGCCGCCCAGGGCTTTGAGCTGAAGGCCCTGGACAAAATGCTGTCCACCTACCGCCAGCGGCGCCACGAGGCGGAACTCGCCTCAGCCGCGGCAGAACCCGGTGCGGGCGCCGCATCTCCGTCGGCGGGCAGCATGGCCGTGGCTCAGGCGGGGCTGATCGGTCTCGGCATGGTGCCCGGGGTGGGGGCGTTCGCGGGAGCCGTCGACCCGGCCCAGGTGGCCCACCAGGCGGATCGGTTGAGAGCGGCGATCAGCCCTCGTCTCCGTGATCACGACGATGTGCAGCTCGTGCTGGAGCCGGTCAAGGTGTTGTCGCCCGTGTTCGTGGCGGAGCTCAACCGGCTCGCGGGTGCCAAGCCCTGGATCGTGCTGTTCTTCGACACCTACGAACGGACGGCACCGTTCCTGGATCCCTGGCTCGCGGACGTGATCGTGAATGGCCGTTACGGCAGTCCCCCGGGGAACGCGGTCTTCGCCCTCGCAGGACAGCACGGTCCGGATCCGTCCTGTTGGAGGGACTTCACGGGCTACATGACGGAGGACGCCCTCGACCCCTTCACCGAATCCGAAGTACGCCAACTGCTCGCGTCCAAAGGCGTGGTGGAGGAACAGGTCGTACGGGACGTACTGGAGCTGTCCGACTGCCTGCCGGTGCTGGTCAAGACGCTCGCGGAGCATGCGCACAACGACCCGGGCACGGTGTCCGATCCGGCTGCCACCGCCGTTGAACGGTTCCTGTGGTGGGAGCAGGACCCGGAGCTGCGAAAGGCGGCTCTCGCCTGCGCGTTCCCGCGCCGCCTGGACGAGGACGTCTTCCGTGCGGCGGTGGACGCGGAAGCGGTGGCGTCGTACGCGTGGTTGCGCCGCCTTCCCTTCGCGAGCGACCGGGCAGGGCGGGTGCTCTACCACGATGTGGTCCGCAAGATGATGCTCAGGCTCCAGCGGACAAGGTCGCCCCATCGGTGGTCGGCACGCCACGAGCACCTCGCGCAGACCTACGGCCAGTGGCGGGCGGAGATCGCGGACGGCCGGGGCCCGGACGAGCTGTGGGCCGACGAGGTCTGGCGTGAACTGCGGGCGGAGGAGGTCTACCACGACCTGTGCGCCCGCCCCCGGGCAGCCGTGCCGGACGTGCTCGGAGACATCGTCGATGCCTGCCGCACCGACGCGGCGGCGGTGCGGGTCTGCGCGCAGGCCCTGTGCGACGCCGGGGAGCAGACCGAAACCGAGGAGACGGCCGCCTGGGGGCGAGAGCTGCTCTCGGCACTCACGCAGGAGGCCAACGGGGTTCTGGCGGCGCTCGGAGTCCTGCTGGAAGGCGGGGGGCTCAGCATGCCGAAACGGGCCGAGGCGCACTGCATACGAGCCCAACTGCTGCGCCGGTCCCGTGAGTACGAGCGTGCACTGGCCGAGTGCCATCGTGCCGTCGCCCTCGATGCGGATTCTGCGACGGCACACTATGAACGCGGCGTCACACTGTCGATACTCGGCGATCAGACAGCCGCTCTCGCCGAGCTCGACCGTGCCGATCAGCTGCGCCCCGACGACCGGGCGATCCTGTTCGAACGCGGGGATGTCCTGCAAGAGCTGGAACGCCACGAGGATGCCTTGGCGGTCTTCGACCACATGCTGCTCCTCGACCAGGTGGACGCCGTGGCCTGGGCCTGCCGCGCGTACAGCAAGCACGTCCTGGGCGACGACGACGAAGCGCTCGCCGGCTTCGGCCGGTCGCTGGAGATCAACGACAAGTACCTGTGGGCGCTGGTGCACCGGGCCGAGGTGTACCGGAGCCTGGCCAGGCTCGACGAGTCGTTCGCCGATCTGGACCGGGCGGTGGAGATCTCCGCCGACAGCGCCTGGATCGCCTCGGAGCGTGGTGACGCCTACCGGTTGGTCGGGCGGTACGAGGATGCCGTCGAGGAACTAGGGCGGGCCTGCGCCCTCGAGCCCGAGCATGCTTCCGCGCACGCGGGGCGTGGCTACGCGCTCGCCGCTCTGCACCGTGTCGAAGAGGCTCGTACGGCCTTCGATCGTGCTGTCGAGATCGAGCCCGACTATGTGTGGGCGCTGGTGCAGCGCGCCCAGTTGAGGCAAGGCACAGGAGATGAGCGGGGCCGTTGGGCCGACCTGGACCGGGCGGTCGAGGCCGACGGGGGCGTCTGGGCGCTCGTGGTACGTGGCATCGCGCACTGGGAGGAGGATCAGAACGCGGAGTCCCTCGCCGACTACGACCTGGCTCTGGAACGCGATGCCGACAACGGCCGTCTCCGGGCTCTGCGCGGCTCTGTGCTGATGGATCTGGGGAGGGACACCGAGGCCTACGCCGAGTTCGACAGGGCCGTGGAACTCGGCCACGACCATGCGGATGTCCTGACCAGGAGAAGCAGGGCCCATCGGAAGCGCTGGAGGTTCCGCGAGGCGCTCCAGGACGTCGAGGAAGCCCTTGCCGTCGAGCCGGGCCGAGCGAGCCTGCACAACGACCGGGCAGAGGTTCACATAGCGGTGGGAGATCTCTCCTCGGCGCGCACGAGCCTCGACCGGTGCGTCGCGGCGGAGGCGGGCAACGCCTACGCCCACAGCAGGATCGTGGACGTGCTGACACTGTCCGGCCGTTACGACGAGGCGTTGCGGGTTCTGGACGCCCATCGGGTGATGCTGCGACAGTACGACGCCGTTGAGGCCGCGAGACAGCTGTGGTTCGCCGAGGCACTGGCCGGCAGGTGGCAGCGCGCGCGTCGCGAGGCGGAGTGGCTGTACGTGACCGACATCCGGTACGGGGCACACACGATGGCCATGGCCGTAGGGCTGCAGGACGGCGCGCGTGACGCGGAGCCCTTGTGGGATGAAGCCCGGCGCAGAGGCCCTCGGGCAGGCACGGCCGCGTACCGGAATCTGGAGTTGGCTCTGGTCAGCTGGGGACGCGGCAGGTGGACCGTGGGCGATCAGCTGTACGCCGAGGGCATTGCGCTGTACCCCGACTGGGAGGATCTGACGAACCTCCTGGACGGGCTGGTGCTTCTGGCGCGCTTCCCCGGTGTCGAGTACGCCCTGCTGGGCCCCCGCCTGTCCCGGGTGGCCGGCGAGCGCGACTTGTTCCGGGCTCGCCATGGGTGA
- a CDS encoding DUF2165 domain-containing protein: MSSTPPRPALHLAATLLTAAVALYIALVAFGNITDFGTNQQFVRHVLAMDTTFKDDDLMWRAVTSKGLQDAAYVAIIVWETLAALVLIYGTWLWFRRDDHRARRFSTYGLLMLMLLFGAGFIAIGGEWFSMWQSGDWNGLDAATRVFLFSGVVLIVNHLPFGPAQRADV, encoded by the coding sequence ATGTCATCCACACCCCCACGCCCCGCCCTCCACCTCGCCGCCACCCTGCTCACCGCGGCGGTCGCCCTCTACATCGCTCTCGTGGCCTTCGGGAACATCACCGACTTCGGGACGAACCAGCAGTTCGTGCGGCACGTCCTGGCGATGGACACCACGTTCAAGGACGACGACCTGATGTGGAGAGCCGTCACCAGCAAGGGACTTCAGGACGCGGCGTACGTCGCGATCATCGTCTGGGAGACCCTCGCCGCCCTCGTCCTCATATACGGCACCTGGCTCTGGTTCCGCCGCGACGACCACCGTGCCCGCCGCTTCTCCACGTACGGCCTGCTCATGCTGATGCTGCTGTTCGGCGCCGGGTTCATCGCGATCGGCGGCGAGTGGTTCTCCATGTGGCAGTCCGGAGACTGGAACGGGCTGGACGCGGCGACGCGGGTGTTCCTGTTCAGCGGTGTCGTGCTGATCGTCAACCACCTGCCGTTCGGGCCGGCGCAACGGGCCGACGTCTGA